TAGGCCTCAGCCGGCTGGGTGGGCCTACACACGACCTGCCTACAGTGACTCACTTTGCCAATCTTGCGATGATCTCTGTTCTTGGCCTCCTCCTGAAAGCGTTCCCACTCCTTCAGCATCTTTGAGTCTGGGAAGGAAATCCCATAGATCCTCTGTAGAGTCTCCATGTCGGAGCGGCCCTCCCAGTAGGTTGAAGAGTTCTGATGACAGAGGTAGAAAAAACAGAGGAGCTACAAACTGGGAAGTGTAGTGAGAGgtaaaaattgttaaaatactAAAATTCCTTGTTTAAGTAGTTAGAAAAATTAAGGTAACAGATGACAACATTTGGGGAAAACATTATCTGAGAACATAAATTGGTATGGGACTTAAGGactttggaaaaataaaaaaaaattagtaaCATTTGATCctttgtgtatttttacataCCTTGTAGATCTTCATGGCCTTGATCTTGCCTGTGTGCCTGACATGGGGACCTCTGCACAAGTCAATCAAAGGCCCACATCTAACCAGGATTCAGAAATTACACAAATTAGTTTCACAAAGACCCCAAAATAACTCACACATCCTCCTAAAATAAAGATCTCCAATAATATTTCCTCTTCCTTCTCTGAAGCAACGTACCTGTAGACTGTAGTAGTGGGGGTTTTCACTTTCTCATTCAGAATGCGACACTTGAACTTGTTGTACTGTAAGATGCAAACCCCTTGGGTTAGTTAGAAATTATCCTGAGCAGAGGGAGTAATCTTCACATACGTTCACaacttttttgctttaatttaaagacttcactgtgtttcttttgcCAAATATCAAATACATACatgcaaataataataataataataataataataataataggcaAGACTATATTAACCAGGCTATGCAAGTTTATGGCTAGAGAGCTTTGTTTGTGAAATAGCAATAATAGTTTTAAACTTTTCAAAGACtggaaaacaaatacacaacaatTAAATCATAATTCACACAAGCAAAGAATCTCTGGCTTGATTCTCACCTTGAACATCTTCAACAGTGTCTCCTTGCTGATCTCAAGCCTCTCAAagggctgtttttcttttaccaCAGCTTTACACAAAGCCTCCAAGTCACCAAACTCATTGCTGGACACTCCCCTGAAAACAGGAATCatgttcagtttcagtttttaatAGACTATGATGTTTGAAAATCATATGatatatcagaaaaaaaaaaatcacatgtaAGAGCAGAGACAAAACTGATAGTAAAAATACTTGCTCACTTCTGTCCATCCAGGAACATGTCATAGTAGAAACCATTCTCGATGGGTGGTCCATAACACAAACAACCTCCATAAAAATTCTCCATTGCCTCCCCGAGGATGTGAGCACTGGAGTGCCAATACACCTTGGACACGAGATCATGATGTAAATATTACTTCTTGACAAACAAACCCAAGACAGTTTAGTCAAATTAAACCAAGAACTGTGTTTGAACACTGTTGCTTGGACCTTTTTAATACATCAGACACCAAGCTAGGTTTATAACTAGTATAATTAGTATTAGTGAAGatgataaaaaggaaaaaagtggcttattactattattttttttattaaatcactTTAAAAGTTCTCTGTACTCACAGCCTGAGCATCCTCATTGTCAAAGCGCAAGATCTCAAGAGAGCAGTCCTGCTCGAGGGGTCTGTCCAGGTCCCAAAGCTCCCCATTCACCCGAGAAATCACAGTGTTGTCAGCCAGGCCCTGGCTGAAAGATCAAGTGTCAGAAATTTGCCTCAGACATGCTGTGTCCAAACTTAACAGAATAATTTCTATAATCATAATGAAGAGAAAGTTTGAGAACAATATTGGAAAAAAGGCATGTGTCTGTAGACAATCTGGCGTTTTGTGGGaaaataataaatcatattGATCATATTGGCGGCCATGTATTGCTGATACAGTGGTTGGCTGAACATTAGTTGATCTGGCCAGCTGTTTACGTACAAACCTGATATCACAAGCCAACTGGTATGGTGTGGTGACCCAAGCTTTGGCCTCCACCTTACGTCCGTCTGGCAGCTCCACAGTAATGGCCTTGTTCTGTGCAGCTTTCTTTGCCAGCAGGGCATCACTCTCCCTCTTCAGCTCCTCATAGAGGCTGAGGCGCTCTGCAACAAATCCAGGCAATGGCTTGTGCTATAGTGGGGAAATatattgaaaaaacaaagtcaatAAATTGCCTACATTTAAAAGGAAATCAAGCATGACCATAGTTTGCATTTGGGAACGATAGGGACCATAGCAAAAACATTTGttctgtgcttttattttctatttttttttaataatcacCTCTTTCACACCTCCGCTTCCTTGTCCCTTATcctgcttcttctccttcttgttCCTGTCAGCTGGTTTGGTATCCGGGGTTGCCACCTGTATGCAAACACAAAggggtgtgtgcgtgcatgtgtgtgttacactTACAACAAGCTTTTATCACAATTTCTGTCTGAGTCACATTATCAGGATGTTACAAAGCCAGTGAACATGTCCAGTATACAAGCTGtgaacacactgtgacactgagTGGAGCAGCTATTTCTGGATATGGTGTGGTGTGGTTTGTCATTTGGTTTCACTGGACAGAGGCCCGTTACTCATTGCCTCACTACTACTCACTACCATCAtcaaattacatatttaaacTGGGTAATATCTTCTGTCACGGTCTTTATTGCTACCTTTTTATCGGCTTGGTTGTTTGTCTGCTGCTTATTGCTGGTGTTTTTCTCCGGAGCTCTGACACACTTCACTCCTTGTGGTTTCTTGCCCTGCGCCTCCTCCAGCGCCAGCTCCGCCTGCAGACCCCGCCGGAGGTGCAGTAGCCGGTATTGTAGCTTCTCATTCTCGGCCCGCAGGCTCTCCAGTTCCGGGGAGACCCCTGTAACACCGCCGGCGTCTAGACCACGGCTTAATCCATCCCGGAGAGTGCAGACTTCCTTAGTGAGGAGCCGAATTTGCTCCTCCTGGCTGGCCAAGCGTGCGGCCAAGCACTCCGCCATCTTTAAATGACCCCTCGATGACAGCTAACTTCCGGTGAAGGCCTTTGAAAATAAAACCACATGAAACAATGTAGTATAATaggccttttttatttttcaaaaaattaatAAAGAATATCCTACAAATCGAAATTAGAGTAGATACGCATAAATATGTATATTGCTTATGTTATGAGTGTCAAAATAAGACTAAAGCGAATGTCAAGTAACATTTTAGTAGACGAGTGAACATATTTCTAACGTTGTCTGACAGGATATTATTTAGTTAAAGTTATGAATTATTACGCTATTATGTATCCTAACTACTAGAGAAGTTACTTTAACTATAAAGTAATTACATTGCCGTTACAATACATATATTTCCTGTTATGGAGTACCGACGCTAGGGGGCAGTAACATATTTTCTCATACATTTTAAGTTAGTGTCAGCTGATCACTGCAGTACAGCATTCGGCCACGGGCTGAAATGTCAGCAATGTAAACACAGACGTGGATATCTCTAGCCTGCAGGTAAGTGTCAGCCTTTGAATGAAAGCGGAAATATGTCACTTACAGATTTCAGTTTACTTTTTTGCCAACGGTTGACTAACACAACATCTACAGGGACGTTAGTCGTGTCCATAACTTGCTAACTGCCAACACAGCTAGTgctacattagctagctagAACTTAGAGCTTACTCCCAGCTGATGTGCACCAAATGTAGTTCAGTCTACCGCTGTTAACAGTTTCCGTACTTATTTGGAGGACAGATACATGCCAGAATACGGTTTAAGACATTTAAGGAGCCTGTCTGAAATTCGGCATATGAGAAGTGACCATAAACTTTAAACTTAAGTAAACATTTGTAAATGTTGAACTTGTTCGCTTGTACTGTTGCAAACAACAGAATGAGGCGCCCATCGAAACTTTGCTGCACTAAACTCAGTAAATGATTGACAAACAGTGCTGAAATGATTAACATATTATTAAGGGTTATGAAGTGGAATAATGTAATGTTAGATAGACTGTCCCTTAAGTAGGAGGGCCATGTTTGTACTGTTATAAAGCCTTCCCTCATGTGCAAGAAGTGGAAGACCACCAGGTCAGAGGAGAGCATGATGTTATTCTGCAGCTTCTGGCCTTCCCGTAGAAGGATGAATAACAGGCCATTTACTTGGTGTAAATAACATATCGATCTTACATTCCAGCCTGGTCCTGCTTTGGAAATTTGATGTTGCAGTCGTCAGCATGGCTTCAACCTCCAGCTTTGCTCCTCCAAAACTGTCTGAATACATCCTTACAGAGCGGCTGGGCAGTGGCACCTATGCTACAGTCTACAAAGCCTACAGTAAGGTGAGTTTGTGGAGGAGTCAAGGGATAACACCACAAATGTCTAACAAATGCTAAGACATTAATGTTTCTGTTTGAACTCTAGGTTGTCCAGCAGTGCGGTCCCCTATATTTCACTACACTTTGCTTACCATACTTAAAATAAACTATGATGTATCAATAAATGTGAAAGATGTCAGCTGTTGTTGAATATGCTTTCTACATTCTCAAATTAGTCTTTGGATTTGACAGTCCACATTGAGTATATTTACAGTCACCATTAAACGAGATTGGCATTATAAGTTCAATCTATTTTTGTAGTAAAAAGTGGAAGTTGAAGTTTAATTCCTGACTGTGGAATTGCAGGGGGACAGTCGAGAGGTGGTGGCAGTGAAGGTGGTTGCGAAGAAGACTCTAAACAAGGCATCTACAGAAAACCTGCTCACGGAGATCGAAATCCTCAAGACGATGCGTCACCCACATATAGTCCAGCTAAAAGACTTCCAGGTGATCTCATTTATAGATATTAGATTTGTTGTAGCTTCTACAAGGGATGTGTCGTGAAAAAAATATAGTCCATAAGAGTTAATGAAACTATTCTCTGTATAATTAAACAATGCTATATGTTGATTTAGTGGGCCATGACATTATTAGAAGGCATAGCATGAAAACATTACCCTCCTGGTAGAGATGGCTACAAAATTTGTGTCCAAAAAGTATCCTATGTATATTTGTGAATCCATCAAAATCTTTTTTAATATGTATACATTTAAAACTTCCCCTGATTGTCTGAATTCTTTGCTTTCATCAGTGGGATGCTGAGAATATTTATCTGATCCTGGAGTGGTGTTCAGGAGGAGATCTCTCCCGCTTTATTCGCAGCCGCAGGATTTTACCGGAGGGGGTGGCTCGGCGCTTCCTGCAACAGATAGGTGAGTAATACATTTTCAAGAAATCACTGCAAAAGCATTGGTTCAATATCCACAGCTTCTTTGCGTACCAGTT
The Epinephelus lanceolatus isolate andai-2023 chromosome 2, ASM4190304v1, whole genome shotgun sequence DNA segment above includes these coding regions:
- the tars3 gene encoding threonine--tRNA ligase 1, cytoplasmic; translation: MAECLAARLASQEEQIRLLTKEVCTLRDGLSRGLDAGGVTGVSPELESLRAENEKLQYRLLHLRRGLQAELALEEAQGKKPQGVKCVRAPEKNTSNKQQTNNQADKKVATPDTKPADRNKKEKKQDKGQGSGGVKEHKPLPGFVAERLSLYEELKRESDALLAKKAAQNKAITVELPDGRKVEAKAWVTTPYQLACDISQGLADNTVISRVNGELWDLDRPLEQDCSLEILRFDNEDAQAVYWHSSAHILGEAMENFYGGCLCYGPPIENGFYYDMFLDGQKGVSSNEFGDLEALCKAVVKEKQPFERLEISKETLLKMFKYNKFKCRILNEKVKTPTTTVYRCGPLIDLCRGPHVRHTGKIKAMKIYKNSSTYWEGRSDMETLQRIYGISFPDSKMLKEWERFQEEAKNRDHRKIGKDQELFFFHDLSPGSCFFMPRGAYIYNTLSEFIRDEYWRRGFQEVASPNIYNSKLWETSGHWQHYSENMFSFPVEDDIFALKPMNCPGHCLMYSHRPRSWRELPLRLADFGVLHRNELSGTLTGLTRVRRFQQDDAHIFCTMDQIEAEMKGCLDFLRCVYDVFGFSFQLHLSTRPEKYLGDIAVWTQAEKQLESSLNEFGEPWKLNPGDGAFYGPKIDIKIKDAIGRYHQCATIQLDFQLPIRFNLTFVGKDGDDKARPVIIHRAILGSVERMIAILTENYAGKWPLWLSPRQVMLVPVNPSCEDYAKRVCKQFTEAGFMADADLDSSCLLNKKIRNAQLAQYNFILVVGEKEKMTNGVNVRTRDNKVHGELSVAEVLARLTLLKQCRCPNAEEEF